The following coding sequences are from one Prochlorococcus sp. MIT 0604 window:
- a CDS encoding NAD(P)H-quinone oxidoreductase subunit 4: MNLESFPWLSSVVLLPLIGALIMPFLSSKEGEDNTLPRNISLSFLFIDFLLIIGVLFQKFNTSDSSLQLVERASWLPSIGLEWSLGVDGLSAPLVALSGLITFLSAAASWKIKKKSNLYFALLLVQASAQALVFLSQDFLLFFLAWELELVPVYLLIAIWGGKKKLYAATKFILYTALASLLILISGLALALSGDTFTLNITNLTNKHATGSLALLSYLGFLIGFGVKLPIFPLHTWLPDAHGEANAPVSMLLAGILLKMGGYALLRFNVQILPEVHLQIAPALIILGIINIIYGALNAFAQDNVKRRIACSSVSHMGFVLLGIGAVDALGISGAMLQMISHGLIAAAMFFVTGSFYERTNTLSIPNMGGLAKVLPITFAFFLASSLASLALPGMSGFISEITVFLGITSQEGFSSIFRSITILIAAIGLVLTPIYLLSMCRRVFFGPRIPALATVKEMNGRELTIGFSLLLPTLVIGFWPKIAINLYESSTNALSQQLTLAKLVGLIPPLVI; this comes from the coding sequence ATGAATTTAGAATCTTTTCCTTGGTTATCATCTGTTGTTTTATTGCCTTTAATTGGGGCATTAATAATGCCTTTCTTAAGTTCGAAAGAAGGAGAAGATAATACACTACCTAGAAATATTTCATTAAGTTTTTTATTTATAGATTTTTTATTAATAATCGGCGTTCTCTTTCAAAAATTCAATACTTCAGATAGCTCTTTGCAACTGGTTGAAAGAGCCTCATGGTTACCCTCAATTGGCTTAGAGTGGTCTCTGGGCGTAGATGGGTTATCTGCTCCTTTAGTAGCTTTGAGTGGGTTAATTACATTTTTATCAGCTGCGGCAAGTTGGAAAATTAAGAAAAAATCTAATCTATATTTTGCCCTTTTATTAGTACAAGCATCAGCACAAGCACTAGTTTTCCTTTCTCAAGATTTCCTATTATTTTTCTTGGCATGGGAACTTGAATTGGTTCCGGTATATCTTCTTATTGCTATTTGGGGAGGGAAAAAGAAATTATATGCGGCAACAAAATTTATTCTTTATACAGCTTTAGCTTCTTTATTAATACTCATAAGTGGTTTAGCACTTGCTTTGAGTGGTGATACTTTTACTTTAAATATTACTAATTTAACCAATAAACATGCAACAGGCAGCCTAGCGTTATTATCTTATTTAGGATTTTTAATTGGTTTTGGAGTAAAACTTCCTATCTTTCCATTACATACTTGGTTGCCCGATGCACATGGAGAGGCGAATGCACCAGTTTCAATGTTACTCGCTGGAATTCTATTAAAAATGGGAGGATACGCTCTCTTAAGATTTAATGTTCAAATACTACCTGAAGTACATCTTCAAATTGCACCTGCGCTAATTATTCTTGGAATCATTAATATAATTTATGGAGCTCTTAATGCATTCGCTCAAGATAATGTTAAAAGGAGAATTGCATGTAGCTCTGTGAGTCATATGGGTTTTGTTCTATTAGGGATTGGAGCAGTAGATGCTTTAGGTATAAGCGGAGCAATGCTCCAAATGATAAGTCACGGACTTATCGCTGCAGCTATGTTTTTTGTTACGGGCTCATTCTATGAAAGAACAAATACTCTTTCGATACCAAATATGGGAGGTTTGGCAAAGGTCTTGCCAATAACTTTCGCTTTTTTCTTGGCAAGTTCTTTAGCCTCTCTTGCACTACCTGGGATGAGCGGATTTATAAGTGAAATCACTGTATTTTTAGGGATTACTAGTCAAGAAGGGTTCAGCTCTATCTTTAGATCGATCACTATTCTTATTGCAGCTATAGGTTTAGTACTAACGCCAATATATCTACTATCAATGTGTAGAAGAGTTTTCTTTGGCCCTAGAATTCCTGCACTAGCTACAGTTAAAGAAATGAATGGTCGAGAATTGACTATTGGCTTCAGCTTATTGTTGCCTACTTTAGTGATAGGTTTTTGGCCGAAAATTGCGATAAATTTATACGAATCTTCAACGAACGCTCTCAGTCAGCAGCTGACTCTAGCTAAATTAGTTGGGTTGATACCTCCTTTAGTTATTTAG
- the thrB gene encoding homoserine kinase yields the protein MSIPEVGKKIRVTVPSTTANLGPGFDCLGAALDLYNEFIFTRIEGGGDRFDLIMESTDGNHLRGGPENLVFRAAQKVWQSANMDPFALEARVKLAVPPARGLGSSATAIVAGLIGANAIMNSPLSKEKLLELAIDIEGHPDNVVPSLLGGLCLTARSSSQRWRIIRCDWHDSIKAVVAIPAIRLSTSEARKVMPKNVPISDAVTNMGALTLLLNGLKAGNAELIKEGMFDKLHEPYRWKLIKGGLEVKDAALNAGALGCAISGAGPSILALCKKENGKNVSQAMVKAWEKSGVASRAPFLNVQTTGSQSSTISSE from the coding sequence ATGTCTATTCCTGAAGTAGGTAAAAAAATAAGGGTAACAGTACCTTCCACAACTGCCAATTTAGGCCCTGGATTCGATTGTCTTGGAGCAGCATTAGATTTATATAATGAGTTTATTTTTACAAGAATTGAAGGTGGTGGAGATAGATTTGACTTAATAATGGAAAGTACAGATGGTAATCATTTAAGAGGGGGGCCTGAAAACTTAGTTTTTAGAGCAGCTCAGAAAGTATGGCAGAGCGCAAATATGGATCCTTTTGCACTTGAAGCAAGAGTTAAGTTGGCAGTGCCGCCTGCACGCGGGCTGGGAAGTAGTGCTACAGCAATAGTTGCTGGGCTTATCGGAGCAAATGCAATAATGAATTCTCCATTGTCCAAAGAAAAACTCCTTGAACTTGCCATTGATATAGAAGGTCATCCTGATAATGTAGTTCCCTCTCTGCTGGGTGGACTTTGTTTGACAGCCAGGTCTTCTTCTCAGAGATGGAGAATCATTAGATGTGATTGGCACGATTCAATTAAAGCTGTTGTAGCAATACCTGCAATTCGTCTAAGCACAAGTGAAGCAAGAAAGGTTATGCCCAAGAATGTACCTATATCTGATGCAGTGACAAATATGGGGGCACTTACCTTGTTACTAAACGGCTTAAAAGCAGGAAATGCGGAACTTATAAAAGAGGGAATGTTTGATAAGCTACATGAACCCTACAGATGGAAACTAATTAAGGGTGGATTAGAAGTTAAAGATGCAGCACTAAATGCAGGTGCTCTAGGATGCGCAATTAGTGGGGCTGGGCCAAGTATCTTAGCTTTATGTAAAAAAGAAAATGGTAAAAACGTCAGTCAAGCCATGGTGAAAGCATGGGAGAAGTCAGGTGTAGCTAGCAGAGCGCCCTTCTTAAACGTTCAAACAACCGGTAGCCAATCTAGCACTATCTCTAGTGAGTAG
- a CDS encoding glucokinase, which yields MNFLACDLGGTKVLLGIYERVINDDSPKLLFKKKYVSSDWDSFELILEDFLKNECKNITHPSSACFAVAGPLSNNNAKIMNLSWNISGNKLKNKFKFEKCELINDFAVQMYGIPFLKKNQYSTIQNRSHSKGTNNDLHAIVGAGTGLGIARGLISGNKVKVLASEGGHVEYSPKSKLEWELKIWLKNYLKVERISCERIISGTGLSRIAEWRLSKPDAQNHPLKKYLNKIKILDAARKELPEKICNLSKEGDQIMIEVESIWLGAYASLLGDVALQELCFGGLWISGGTASKHFKNFKSDLFLKQFFDKGRLKDILKTIPMKVILDEEFGLFSAACRAKMLLKT from the coding sequence ATGAATTTTCTTGCTTGTGATTTAGGAGGTACCAAAGTTCTATTGGGAATTTACGAAAGAGTAATAAATGATGATTCGCCTAAACTGTTATTCAAAAAGAAATATGTATCTTCTGATTGGGATTCTTTTGAACTAATTCTAGAAGATTTTCTTAAAAATGAATGCAAAAATATTACCCACCCTTCTTCTGCATGTTTCGCTGTGGCTGGTCCTTTATCTAACAACAACGCAAAAATTATGAACTTATCATGGAATATTTCAGGAAATAAATTAAAAAATAAATTTAAATTTGAAAAATGCGAGCTAATTAATGATTTTGCAGTTCAAATGTATGGAATACCTTTTTTAAAAAAAAATCAATATTCAACTATCCAAAATCGATCTCATTCTAAAGGCACTAACAATGATTTGCATGCCATAGTTGGAGCCGGTACTGGTTTAGGCATTGCAAGAGGTCTAATATCAGGAAATAAGGTAAAAGTTCTAGCCAGCGAAGGAGGACACGTTGAATACTCTCCAAAGTCAAAATTAGAATGGGAATTAAAAATTTGGCTTAAGAATTATCTAAAAGTTGAAAGGATATCCTGTGAAAGAATTATTAGCGGCACTGGTTTATCAAGAATTGCCGAATGGAGACTAAGCAAACCTGATGCCCAAAACCATCCTTTAAAAAAATATTTAAATAAAATTAAAATTTTAGATGCTGCCAGAAAAGAACTACCTGAAAAAATTTGTAATCTTTCTAAAGAAGGGGATCAAATAATGATTGAAGTTGAGAGTATTTGGTTAGGCGCTTATGCCTCTTTATTGGGAGATGTTGCTCTTCAAGAGTTATGCTTTGGCGGGTTATGGATTTCTGGAGGAACCGCATCAAAGCATTTCAAAAACTTTAAATCAGATTTATTTTTAAAACAATTTTTCGACAAGGGAAGATTAAAAGATATTCTTAAAACAATACCTATGAAAGTAATTTTAGATGAAGAGTTTGGACTTTTTAGTGCAGCCTGCAGAGCAAAAATGCTTTTAAAAACTTAA
- the thrS gene encoding threonine--tRNA ligase, protein MPIITLPDGSTKVFEKSVTILEIAQSISAGLAKATIAGKVNDVLLDATIPINKNSKVVIITSKDKEGIEIIRHSFAHLIGHAVKQIYSDIKMAIGPVIEDGFYYDIFSEYRFTPEDLIKIENRINKLIKTDYDVEILQVSKEEAIKTFKERDETFKLRIIEEIPAEGLINLYKHEEYIDMCRGPHVPNTRHLRHFKLLKLSGSYWRGNSENESLQRIYGTAWAKEKELKDYLTRIEEAEKRDHRKLGKKHSLFHIQEESPGMIFWHPNGWTIYQVLEKYIREILKKNDYLEIKTPQAVDKSLWEKSGHWEKFRDDMFTTASENRTYAIKPMNCPCHIQVFNQGLKSYKDLPIRLAEFGSCHRNEPSGALHGLMRVRNFTQDDAHIFCTEEQIQEEVSTFIDLVFEVYKTFGFDEIIIKLSTRPEKRVGSEEIWDKSEEALTKALDNKNLKWELQPGEGAFYGPKIEFSLKDCLNRVWQCGTIQVDFSMPIRLDATYVDIDNEKRNPVMLHRAILGSFERFIGILIEQYEAKFPIWLAPYQIILLSITDRNIEKCLNFNELINNNGYRSKVDVRNEKIGYKIREATLGRVPLIAVVGDKEEEIDSVALRALDGTNLGILNLPNLYKLMDELIEKKGRTE, encoded by the coding sequence ATGCCAATAATTACCTTGCCTGATGGTTCAACAAAGGTTTTCGAAAAATCTGTAACTATTCTAGAAATTGCCCAGAGTATAAGCGCTGGATTAGCTAAAGCAACAATTGCTGGGAAAGTAAATGATGTTCTACTTGATGCAACAATTCCTATAAATAAAAATTCCAAAGTTGTAATCATCACATCAAAAGATAAAGAAGGAATTGAAATAATAAGACATTCTTTCGCTCACCTTATTGGTCATGCAGTTAAACAAATTTACTCTGATATTAAAATGGCGATTGGGCCTGTAATTGAAGATGGTTTTTATTACGATATTTTCTCTGAATACAGATTTACTCCTGAAGATTTAATAAAAATCGAAAATAGAATTAATAAACTAATAAAAACAGACTACGACGTTGAAATTTTACAAGTTTCTAAAGAAGAGGCAATTAAAACTTTTAAAGAAAGAGATGAGACTTTTAAATTAAGAATAATTGAAGAAATTCCTGCAGAAGGTCTCATCAATTTATACAAGCACGAAGAATACATCGACATGTGTAGAGGGCCTCATGTTCCTAACACTAGACATTTGAGACACTTTAAATTACTTAAATTATCAGGTTCATATTGGAGAGGGAATAGTGAGAATGAATCATTACAGAGAATATATGGAACTGCATGGGCAAAAGAAAAAGAACTCAAGGATTATTTAACAAGAATTGAAGAAGCGGAAAAAAGAGATCATAGAAAACTTGGTAAAAAACATTCACTATTTCATATACAAGAAGAATCTCCAGGAATGATTTTTTGGCATCCAAATGGATGGACAATCTACCAAGTACTGGAAAAGTACATAAGAGAAATACTCAAAAAAAATGATTATTTAGAAATCAAAACCCCACAAGCTGTTGATAAATCTCTTTGGGAAAAATCCGGCCATTGGGAGAAATTTAGAGACGATATGTTCACTACTGCATCAGAAAATCGAACATATGCGATTAAACCAATGAATTGTCCATGCCATATTCAAGTATTTAATCAAGGTTTAAAAAGTTATAAAGATTTACCTATTCGTCTTGCTGAATTTGGCTCTTGTCACAGAAATGAGCCCTCTGGTGCACTTCACGGCTTAATGAGAGTAAGAAACTTTACTCAAGATGATGCACACATATTCTGCACAGAAGAGCAAATTCAAGAAGAGGTATCAACTTTTATAGATCTTGTTTTCGAGGTTTATAAAACTTTTGGTTTTGATGAAATCATTATAAAATTATCAACACGTCCTGAAAAAAGGGTAGGTAGTGAAGAGATTTGGGATAAATCAGAAGAGGCTCTTACCAAAGCTCTTGATAATAAGAATCTAAAATGGGAACTGCAGCCTGGAGAAGGTGCTTTTTATGGTCCAAAAATAGAATTCTCATTAAAGGATTGTCTTAATAGAGTCTGGCAGTGCGGAACAATTCAGGTTGATTTCTCAATGCCTATTAGATTAGATGCAACTTATGTAGATATTGATAATGAAAAAAGAAATCCAGTTATGCTTCACAGAGCAATTTTAGGATCATTTGAGAGATTTATCGGAATCCTAATTGAACAATATGAGGCAAAATTCCCGATTTGGCTTGCACCTTATCAAATAATTTTATTAAGCATTACTGATAGAAATATTGAAAAATGTTTAAATTTTAATGAATTAATAAATAATAATGGTTACCGATCAAAAGTTGATGTTAGGAATGAAAAAATAGGATATAAAATAAGAGAAGCAACTCTCGGGAGAGTTCCTTTAATTGCAGTTGTTGGAGATAAAGAAGAGGAAATTGATTCAGTCGCTTTAAGAGCTTTAGATGGAACAAATTTAGGAATTTTAAACCTACCTAATCTATACAAATTAATGGATGAATTAATAGAAAAAAAAGGGAGAACAGAATAA
- the trpS gene encoding tryptophan--tRNA ligase encodes MANKKRILSGVQPTGDLHIGNWLGAINNWVTLQEQYETFLCVVDLHAITASYDPKELSQNTISTAALYVACGIDPNICSIFVQSQISAHSELCWILNCMTPINWMERMIQFKEKSIQQGNNVSIGLFDYPILMAADILLYDADFVPVGEDQKQHLELARDIAQQRINARFSKDKNILKIPQPIIMKNGSKIMSLIDGSKKMSKSDPNEGSRINLLDPPEIITKKIKRAKSDSSIGIEFNNPERPESKNLLMIYSILSGKEISQCENEFLETGWGTFKKLITEQLIESLEPIQKKYKLLINDPYQLNKILNEGKEKAEDLANQTLKRVKSKLGFFEMEK; translated from the coding sequence ATGGCAAATAAAAAAAGAATTCTTTCGGGAGTTCAACCAACTGGAGATTTACATATTGGGAATTGGCTTGGGGCCATAAATAATTGGGTTACGCTTCAAGAGCAATATGAAACATTTCTATGTGTAGTTGATTTGCATGCAATCACAGCCTCATATGATCCCAAAGAATTATCTCAAAACACTATCTCTACAGCGGCTTTGTACGTCGCTTGTGGGATAGATCCCAATATATGCTCAATTTTTGTCCAAAGTCAGATTTCAGCGCATTCAGAACTTTGTTGGATATTAAATTGCATGACACCAATAAATTGGATGGAAAGAATGATTCAATTTAAAGAAAAATCCATACAACAAGGTAATAATGTATCTATTGGATTATTTGACTATCCAATACTTATGGCTGCAGACATCCTTCTTTATGATGCTGACTTCGTACCAGTAGGTGAGGATCAAAAACAACATCTTGAACTTGCGAGAGATATTGCACAACAGAGAATTAATGCCAGATTTAGTAAGGATAAAAATATTTTAAAGATCCCTCAACCAATCATCATGAAGAATGGTTCAAAAATAATGAGTTTAATTGATGGTTCAAAAAAGATGAGCAAAAGTGATCCTAATGAGGGCAGTCGTATTAACTTATTAGATCCTCCTGAAATAATCACAAAAAAAATTAAAAGAGCAAAAAGTGACAGTTCTATTGGAATTGAATTTAACAACCCTGAGAGACCAGAATCTAAAAATCTTTTGATGATTTATTCAATATTATCTGGCAAAGAAATTTCTCAATGTGAAAATGAATTCTTAGAGACTGGATGGGGGACATTTAAAAAATTAATTACCGAACAACTTATTGAATCACTAGAACCTATTCAGAAAAAATATAAATTATTAATTAATGATCCCTATCAACTAAATAAAATCCTTAATGAAGGGAAGGAAAAAGCTGAAGATTTAGCTAATCAGACTTTAAAAAGAGTTAAATCAAAATTGGGATTTTTTGAAATGGAGAAATAA
- a CDS encoding YcjF family protein: protein MFDISKDNLLKDFIKFPKKNLFIILLLLGFGEWFVSDLIHFAGGSIGFFALCLGGYFYLKNDKPKFNEPNNLDGWINLCNEDLNFFEELEATNELEKQNSKRQKKLESIINRCEKEKISCIGQKDYQSFQTVLKSNFKADKFDFDLYEKLPKYNSSQVIPEEALKSDAILYFINLPLTANDFLWLEKFPENMPIWLVALTSNQIEAKNQIEDLKCQISSNFINKIITFDVNKSEITNIPFSLRKFFMSSSKNIENTKKRLLKELHAAWQSEIEGIRRMQLKGIQRKNQILVATTVFLSPIPSIDVMAMTVLNSLMIKEIKSIWGCNWSPEILDKVSKEILKTAIAQGVIEWSGQTLIGITKLHGPNWLVSGTFQAVSAAYLTRVVSSSLADFMAITKGVEEPDLDFIKKNSEKIVEEAFEKEKINWQGFISDLRKPLMKLSFNS, encoded by the coding sequence GTGTTTGATATTAGTAAAGACAACCTTTTAAAGGATTTCATAAAGTTTCCAAAAAAAAATCTTTTTATTATTTTATTATTGTTAGGTTTTGGGGAATGGTTTGTCAGTGACTTAATTCATTTTGCAGGAGGCTCAATAGGATTTTTTGCGTTGTGTTTGGGGGGATATTTTTACTTGAAGAATGATAAGCCTAAATTTAATGAGCCAAATAATTTAGATGGTTGGATAAATCTATGTAATGAAGATTTAAATTTTTTTGAAGAACTTGAAGCAACAAATGAATTAGAAAAACAGAATTCAAAAAGACAAAAAAAACTTGAATCTATTATAAATAGATGTGAAAAAGAAAAAATAAGTTGCATTGGACAAAAAGATTATCAAAGTTTTCAAACTGTTTTGAAAAGTAATTTCAAAGCAGATAAGTTTGACTTTGATTTATACGAAAAACTGCCTAAATACAATTCTTCTCAAGTTATTCCAGAAGAAGCTTTGAAGAGTGATGCAATCTTGTATTTTATAAACTTGCCTTTGACGGCAAATGATTTCTTGTGGCTGGAAAAGTTTCCTGAAAATATGCCAATCTGGTTAGTGGCTTTAACTTCCAACCAAATAGAAGCCAAAAATCAGATAGAAGACCTAAAGTGTCAAATTTCAAGCAACTTTATAAACAAAATTATTACTTTTGATGTGAATAAGAGTGAAATAACAAATATACCTTTTTCTTTAAGGAAGTTTTTCATGAGTTCATCTAAAAATATTGAAAATACAAAAAAAAGGCTCTTGAAAGAACTTCATGCTGCCTGGCAATCTGAAATTGAAGGTATAAGAAGAATGCAGTTAAAAGGTATACAAAGAAAAAATCAAATTCTTGTCGCAACAACTGTTTTCTTATCTCCTATTCCATCAATTGATGTTATGGCAATGACAGTATTAAATTCTTTAATGATTAAAGAAATTAAGTCTATATGGGGATGTAATTGGTCTCCTGAAATTTTAGATAAAGTATCCAAAGAGATTTTAAAGACTGCAATTGCTCAGGGAGTTATTGAATGGAGTGGACAGACTCTAATTGGCATAACAAAATTGCATGGCCCAAATTGGCTTGTCTCTGGAACATTTCAGGCTGTCAGTGCTGCTTATTTAACAAGAGTAGTATCAAGTTCTTTGGCTGATTTTATGGCAATAACAAAAGGAGTAGAAGAACCTGATTTGGATTTTATAAAGAAAAATTCTGAGAAAATTGTTGAAGAAGCTTTTGAAAAAGAAAAAATAAATTGGCAAGGATTTATTTCTGATCTTAGAAAACCACTTATGAAACTATCTTTTAATTCATAA
- a CDS encoding metal ABC transporter substrate-binding protein, with protein sequence MKKNILFLSLILLLSIASGSCKRISNKNETKEVILASFTVLADIISNVAKDDFIVRSITKPGVEVHGYQPTPSDLVNASSAFVFIDNGFGFELWAEKFVSNLKVKRITVAEDLDPIFISEDFYKGKPNPHAWISPKRGILYVDIIVDSLSELRPSKRKLFEDNGKIYKDKLSKLDKEFSLFINNLNKDRRYLVSCEGAFSYLTNDYGLEEVYLWPVNAESQITPKRMTRTISLVKEKNVPSVFCESTVSNESQMVVANETGANFGGDLFVDSLSDESGPASSYIKMLEHNLDLIKKGLF encoded by the coding sequence ATGAAAAAAAATATTCTTTTTTTAAGTTTGATACTTCTGCTTTCTATTGCTTCAGGCTCATGTAAGAGAATATCAAATAAAAATGAAACTAAAGAAGTAATACTGGCAAGTTTCACTGTTTTGGCGGATATAATTAGCAATGTCGCTAAAGATGATTTTATTGTTAGATCAATAACGAAACCTGGAGTTGAAGTTCATGGCTACCAACCAACTCCAAGCGATTTGGTAAATGCCTCTAGTGCTTTTGTTTTTATTGATAATGGATTTGGATTTGAATTATGGGCTGAAAAATTTGTTTCTAATTTAAAAGTTAAAAGAATTACTGTCGCGGAAGATTTAGATCCTATTTTTATCAGTGAAGATTTCTATAAAGGGAAACCCAATCCTCATGCCTGGATTTCTCCAAAAAGAGGGATCCTATACGTAGATATTATTGTGGATTCTTTATCAGAATTGAGGCCATCCAAAAGAAAATTATTTGAAGATAATGGAAAAATTTATAAAGATAAACTATCTAAATTAGATAAAGAATTCTCACTTTTTATTAATAACTTAAATAAAGACAGGAGGTATCTAGTAAGTTGTGAAGGTGCTTTTTCATATTTAACAAATGATTATGGATTAGAGGAAGTTTATTTGTGGCCAGTTAATGCTGAGAGTCAAATTACTCCCAAAAGAATGACAAGAACCATCTCACTAGTTAAAGAAAAAAATGTCCCATCTGTATTTTGCGAAAGTACTGTAAGTAACGAATCTCAAATGGTCGTTGCAAACGAAACTGGTGCTAATTTTGGTGGAGATCTTTTTGTTGATTCATTATCTGATGAAAGTGGACCTGCTAGTTCCTACATAAAAATGCTTGAGCATAATTTGGATTTAATTAAAAAAGGGCTTTTTTGA
- a CDS encoding metal ABC transporter ATP-binding protein, translating into MESINYQNFRIDAENICVDYNGKVALYDANLRLKPGQICGLVGMNGAGKTTFFNALTGFVNISKGKIRINGESVRSAQKDQTIAYVPQNEGIDSQFPISVWDVVMMGRYGSMNIFRCPRESDVQAVKDAIERVDLTDHLSTPIGNLSGGQRKRTFLARAIAQRASIFLLDEPFSGVDIRTEKLISELFIQFKNEGKTILLSTHDMIHVREFCDLVLLINKTVVAYGETSEVFTPENITTTFGGISPDFLFGPES; encoded by the coding sequence ATGGAATCAATTAATTATCAAAACTTTAGAATTGATGCAGAGAATATTTGCGTAGATTACAACGGGAAGGTGGCTTTGTATGATGCCAATTTAAGATTGAAACCTGGTCAGATTTGTGGGTTAGTAGGGATGAACGGGGCTGGTAAAACAACTTTTTTTAATGCTTTAACTGGATTTGTAAATATTTCAAAGGGAAAAATTAGAATAAATGGAGAGTCTGTAAGATCTGCTCAAAAAGATCAGACAATAGCTTATGTTCCTCAGAATGAAGGAATTGATAGTCAATTCCCCATAAGTGTTTGGGATGTAGTGATGATGGGAAGATATGGTTCGATGAATATTTTTAGGTGTCCAAGAGAGTCTGATGTTCAAGCGGTTAAAGATGCTATTGAGAGAGTGGATCTTACAGATCATTTATCTACACCTATTGGAAACTTATCTGGAGGTCAGAGAAAACGAACTTTTTTAGCTAGAGCAATTGCGCAAAGAGCGTCAATATTTCTTCTCGATGAGCCTTTTTCAGGTGTTGATATAAGAACTGAAAAACTTATCTCGGAATTATTTATTCAATTTAAAAATGAAGGAAAAACTATATTATTATCAACGCATGATATGATTCATGTCCGTGAGTTTTGTGATTTAGTTCTTTTAATAAATAAAACTGTTGTAGCTTATGGCGAGACCTCTGAAGTGTTTACCCCTGAAAATATTACTACCACTTTTGGAGGAATCTCACCTGATTTTTTGTTTGGACCTGAATCCTAA
- a CDS encoding metal ABC transporter permease, translating into MELCSFLTLDSFITDPLTHGFMRKALLMSSLVAAVCGFLSSYLTLKGWALMGDAVSHSVMPGVVVAYALGLPFSLGAFIFGVGSVALIGFIKQKSRVKEDTVIGLVFTGFFALGIVLVSKIKSNIDLHSILFGSPLGISLSDVKQTIFISLLVVILLSIFRKDLMLYCFDPRHAKTVGINVFFLHYLLLTCLSLAAVVGLQSVGIILVVAMLITPGATAYLLTDKFDNMTVISVLSAIISSLIGIYVSFWFDLETGGSIVLAQTFIFLFAFLFAPRYGIFKLQKLFAGYK; encoded by the coding sequence ATGGAGCTCTGTTCTTTTTTAACTTTAGATTCATTCATAACAGATCCTTTAACTCATGGCTTTATGAGAAAAGCACTTCTTATGAGTTCTTTAGTTGCAGCTGTTTGTGGATTTCTATCAAGTTATTTGACTCTTAAAGGATGGGCTTTAATGGGAGATGCAGTGTCACATTCGGTAATGCCTGGTGTTGTGGTTGCTTATGCATTAGGTCTTCCTTTCTCATTAGGGGCATTTATTTTCGGAGTTGGTTCTGTAGCATTGATAGGGTTTATTAAACAGAAATCTAGAGTTAAGGAAGATACTGTTATTGGGTTGGTATTTACTGGATTTTTCGCTCTTGGAATCGTATTGGTTTCTAAGATTAAAAGTAATATTGATCTGCACTCTATTCTTTTTGGTAGTCCATTAGGAATATCACTTTCAGATGTAAAACAAACTATATTCATTTCTTTATTGGTAGTAATCCTTTTATCAATTTTTAGGAAAGATTTAATGCTTTATTGTTTTGATCCTAGGCATGCAAAAACAGTTGGGATTAACGTATTTTTTCTTCATTATTTACTCCTCACATGCTTGTCTTTGGCAGCTGTTGTAGGCTTACAGTCTGTTGGAATTATTTTGGTAGTTGCAATGTTGATTACTCCAGGTGCTACAGCATATTTACTTACGGATAAGTTTGATAATATGACAGTAATTTCAGTATTAAGTGCAATTATCTCAAGCCTGATAGGAATCTATGTTAGTTTTTGGTTTGATCTTGAAACAGGTGGATCAATTGTCTTAGCACAAACTTTTATATTTTTATTTGCTTTTTTATTCGCTCCAAGATATGGAATATTTAAGTTACAGAAATTATTTGCTGGTTATAAATGA